A genomic window from Stigmatopora argus isolate UIUO_Sarg chromosome 13, RoL_Sarg_1.0, whole genome shotgun sequence includes:
- the lrrfip1a gene encoding uncharacterized protein lrrfip1a isoform X15: protein MSTKTGGRLLAGRRLRAAFMGRPRSPPLKKGSTVEDRDYLERGSRSASALTASTLTSLGGSSSRRGSVETAITLDAETASREIKEIHELKDQIQDVESKYTQNLKEVKDALTEVEEKYRKAMVSNAQLDNEKNNLMYQVDTLKDSLTELEELLSESRREYEEKVKEFEREKHAHSVLQFQFNEMKETLKQSEELLNEIRQLRMKQEGFTRELADLQETVEWKDKKIGALERQKEYTDAIRNERDELREEVVKLKDILKKHGIVLGPDLSINGDADVTEVERIGGDADPQPPQGSPTSTSEGNNMLGSSEETPLRSSGKEEMDQERDPDLFEERQTSQQSTNRLSYTDDVSGPIQENDSSLSQGLQTELTVTKAIDETVLCALSQGTTATNPVETVTQVNSDLEERDTNDGDFKEYCTDIKKETPLCAPAVKAAESDLKNDMKDHETSCQLYFNKSGSYPEEEMQDSELVLPQDVGNDSQPCFHSDVNELESCPEDLKISEPQPNGVLKDPNPGLQEMIDFELHNQDENIIDTELHQHVAAKDLQVHVNDFEPCSKDAKDPESSPQVDVTDSEAPQDSIQDVKHSQSCPQVVEKNIHDLELCQRVQVVKDSEPCPQGEDPESNAELRHKIAEGSCNEAEKILTKPLSKSANAAGKKKKKKKRGKRKDGSIQQTPQNDKKAENVGDEKTIKKASKEAASGIKKKSAAKRGTDGPTIELLVDSDVGQVGAVEDTESSNVAKDTKMDHTFSMHEQNLDLEAGNVQILEQVTSVDTYALNLPLIQTKTDHDADEKKVALESVEVHEGFIPCSEPVISHSGTDIILDSESHEKDSILDDVTTKEVQGLDHILSLGLVHEDPTISENTMFTKEATAELDVEKCHLEHSEKQNEISVAPTKVVDDSPEALPSELSTDVNSDTLVGLSEKDLEEKPLINQEYKELEEKCASNEELLILVKPENSCDFNTEQILEESRDEPVDERSLLCEKQVVGDDLDSDVQGRDSDEAKCMVSNGEMITAEAPKELEKSHGHQEVPGIDTNIGEDVKEKEQSLDLDDREMDTTVEKQINENLEKQEVQVGADDERNIDITSAPENLNDEEVRIHVATPDTEHEQVTLVDTESTPEHLGTVNDGLVNHPSDQEVTSEDIYQQGSEEDLDEEDEKGQSFDFDDMDIDAAVEIQTVENPAAGSVEVGGEEVDSNQPVATPDKCEQNILGESSPAYLETVNDTEEQNYISKDQEAYNTGLSETAEDQPPSGTTSLEVSDAVEEPKDLRSTQSNGDTPPSGRDRKKNGKKGKSKGKDDCKMA from the exons ATGTCGACAAAAACAGGCGGGCGTCTCCTCGCTGGGAGGAGACTGAGGGCTGCCTTCATGGGGCGCCCTCGGAGCCCCCCTCTCAAAAAGGGAAGCACG GTAGAAGACAGGGATTATCTTGAGAGA GGTTCTCGATCGGCTTCTGCATTAACAGCATCCACTCTCACCTCCCTTGGTGGGAGTTCCTCACGGAGAGGGAGCGTAGAGACCGCTATCACTCTAGATGCCGAAACTGCCTCGAGAGAAATCAAG GAAATTCATGAACTGAAGGATCAGATACAAGATGTGGAGTCCAAGTACACTCAGAACCTAAAAGAAGTCAAG gACGCATTAACAGAGGTGGAGGAAAAGTATCGGAAGGCCATGGTCTCCAACGCCCAGCTGGACAATGAAAAGAACAACCTGATGTACCAGGTGGACACTCTCAAAGACTCGCTGACAGAACTTGAAGAACTGCTGTCCGAGTCAAGGCGGGAGTACGAGGAGAAGGTCAAG GAATTTGAACGAGAGAAACATGCCCACAGTGTTCTTCAGTTCCAGTTCAATGAAATGAAAGAGACACTGAAACAAAGCGAGGAGCTGCTAAAT GAAATTCGTCAGTTGCGCATGAAACAGGAGGGTTTTACTAGGGAGTTAGCTGATCTCCAAGAGACAGTGGAGTGGAAGGATAAGAAAATCGGG GCCTTAGAGCGACAGAAAGAATACACGGATGCAATTCGAAATGAGCGAGATGAGCTCAGAGAAGAAGTGGTGAAGCTGAAAGATATTCTGAAG AAACACGGAATAGTACTGGGACCTGATCTGAGCATCAACGGCGATGCTGATGTAACTGAAGTAGAAAGAATCGGCGGGGACGCCGATCCCCAGCCACCTCAGGGTTCGCCGACCTCAACGTCAGAAGGCAACAACATGCTCG GAAGCTCAGAGGAGACTCCTTTGAGAAGTAGTGGAAAGGAAGAAATGGATCAAGAACGGGATCCAGACCTTTTTGAGGAAAGGCAGACGAGTCAACAGAGCACCAATAGGTTATCATATACTGACGATGTCTCGGGGCCCATTCAAGAAAATGACAGTAGTCTTAGCCAAGGCTTGCAGACTGAATTGACAGTTACAAAAGCCATAGATGAAACTGTTCTTTGTGCCCTATCTCAAGGAACTACTGCAACAAATCCAGTCGAAACGGTTACACAAGTCAACTCTGATTTAGAGGAGAGAGACACTAATGATGGTGATTTTAAAGAATATTGTACTGATATCAAAAAGGAAACACCCCTGTGTGCACCAGCTGTCAAAGCAGCAGAATCCGATCTAAAAAATGATATGAAAGACCATGAAACAAGTTGCCAATTATACTTCAATAAATCTGGATCATATCCTGAAGAAGAAATGCAAGATTCTGAATTAGTTCTCCCACAAGATGTTGGTAATGATTCGCAACCATGTTTCCATAGTGATGTGAATGAATTAGAATCTTGTCCAGAAGATCTAAAAATCTCTGAACCGCAGCCCAATGGAGTTCTCAAAGATCCAAATCCTGGTCTCCAAGAAATGATAGATTTCGAATTGCATAACCAAGATGAAAACATAATAGATACCGAATTACATCAGCATGTAGCTGCCAAAGATCTCCAAGTCCATGTCAATGATTTTGAACCATGTTCCAAAGATGCAAAAGATCCAGAATCAAGTCCACAAGTTGATGTGACAGATTCTGAGGCACCCCAAGACAGCATACAGGACGTAAAACATTCTCAATCGTGTCCCCAAgtggtagaaaaaaatatacacgaTTTGGAATTATGTCAGCGTGTACAAGTTGTCAAAGATTCTGAACCATGCCCGCAAGGAGAGGATCCCGAGTCCAATGCTGAACTGCGGCATAAAATTGCTGAGGGAAGCTGTAATGAGGCAGAAAAAATATTAACCAAGCCTTTGTCTAAGAGTGCTAATGCAgcagggaaaaagaaaaaaaagaagaaaagaggcAAAAGGAAAGACGGCTCCATTCAACAAACTcctcaaaatgacaaaaaagcggAAAATGTGGGAGATGAGAAAACAATTAAGAAAGCAAGCAAAGAAGCAGCttcaggaattaaaaaaaagtctgccgCAAAACGTGGGACTGACGGTCCCACCATTGAACTCCTCGTGGACTCAGATGTGGGTCAAGTTGGCGCAGTGGAAGACACTGAAAGTTCAAATGTTGCCAAAGACACCAAGATGGATCATACGTTCAGTATGCATGAGCAAAACTTAGACTTGGAAGCTGGAAATGTTCAGATACTGGAACAGGTGACCTCTGTTGATACATACGCTCTCAATTTACCGCTCATTCAGACAAAAACAGATCACGATGCAGATGAGAAAAAAGTAGCTTTGGAATCTGTTGAAGTTCATGAAGGATTTATTCCGTGTTCTGAGCCAGTGATCAGTCACAGTGGAACTGATATCATATTGGACTCTGAAAGTCATGAAAAAGACTCCATTTTAGACGACGTTACTACCAAAGAAGTCCAAGGCCTGGATCATATACTTTCATTAGGTCTTGTCCATGAAGACCCAACAATTTCTGAAAACACAATGTTTACGAAAGAAGCCACAGCCGAATTAGatgttgaaaaatgtcatttggaaCATTCTGAAAAGCAGAATGAAATATCTGTGGCTCCTACCAAAGTCGTTGATGACAGCCCGGAGGCTTTACCGTCTGAACTATCTACTGATGTGAATTCTGACACTCTCGTTGGGTTGTCTGAGAAGGATCTTGAAGAGAAACCCTTGATAAATCAAGAGTATAAAGAGCTTGAAGAAAAGTGTGCAAGCAATGAAGAATTGCTCATTTTGGTCAAGCCAGAGAACTCTTGTGACTTCAACACAGAGCAGATTCTCGAAGAGAGCCGGGACGAACCAGTTGATGAAAGATCTTTACTGTGTGAGAAGCAGGTTGTAGGAGATGACTTGGACTCAGATGTGCAGGGGCGAGACTCTGACGAGGCGAAATGTATGGTGAGTAATGGAGAAATGATCACAGCAGAGGCACCTAAGGAGCTTGAAAAAAGTCACGGTCACCAGGAAGTTCCTGGTATAGACACAAACATCGGTGAGGATGTCAAGGAGAAAGAGCAGTCTTTGGATTTGGATGACCGCGAAATGGACACCACTGtggaaaaacaaatcaatgaaAATCTAGAGAAGCAGGAAGTCCAAGTGGGTGCTGATGATGAACGCAATATTGATATCACGAGTGCTCCTGAAAACCTAAATGATGAAGAAGTGCGTATTCATGTAGCCACGCCAGATACCGAACATGAACAGGTCACTTTGGTTGACACGGAATCCACACCTGAACATTTGGGAACTGTAAACGATGGGCTTGTAAACCATCCGAGTGACCAGGAAGTCACTTCTGAAGACATTTATCAACAGGGCAGCGAGGAGGATCTTGATGAAGAAGATGAGAAAGGCCAgtcttttgattttgatgaCATGGATATAGATGCAGCTGTTGAGATCCAGACTGTTGAAAATCCGGCCGCGGGTAGTGTTGAAGTGGGCGGTGAAGAAGTCGATTCAAATCAACCTGTAGCCACGCCCGATAAGTGCGAACAGAACATTTTGGGTGAATCCTCACCTGCATATCTGGAAACTGTGAATGACACCGAGGAGCAAAACTACATAAGCAAAGACCAAGAAGCTTACAATACTGGCCTTTCAGAAACCGCTGAGGACCAACCCCCTTCTGGTACCACGTCGTTAGAAGTCTCCGATGCCGTAGAAGAACCAAAAGATTTACGGTCAACCCAGAGCAATGGCGATACTCCCCCTTCTGGTAGAGACAGgaagaaaaatggcaaaaaaggcAAAAGCAAAGGCAAAGATGACTGCAAGATGGCATAG